One genomic window of Candidatus Pseudobacter hemicellulosilyticus includes the following:
- a CDS encoding glycosyltransferase, whose protein sequence is MKIVHVAEPFAGGIVAFLKSLAENLPDDMHIIIHGERASVMSIPEAKNQLRNCQVRFIHWRSAQRSIHPRKDTAAFIELYTILKRLKKRKLVDAVHLHSSKSGFIGRIVCRLLNMPTVIYTPNGAPFLVGTSKLSNFLYRQLERFAFSFGGQVVCCSPSEQAEYKKVGIPAITINNGINFDNNSSPADKPSKKFCIVTSGRILHQKNPSLFNSIAGYFEEFPHFKFVWIGDGPQRELLTASNIIVTGWQPREDVASLISNASIYISTAQFEGLPFAVLEALALKKPVLLTDSVGNRDLVKNCLNGDLFKHSSQAIVKVLQYANNASMLNVMGQYSMQYGREYFNANNTSTRYRKLYQGLYSQESL, encoded by the coding sequence ATGAAAATTGTCCATGTAGCCGAACCTTTCGCAGGAGGAATAGTGGCTTTTCTAAAATCCCTTGCCGAAAACCTCCCTGATGATATGCACATTATCATCCATGGTGAACGTGCCAGCGTAATGAGCATCCCTGAGGCCAAAAATCAATTACGTAATTGCCAGGTTCGCTTTATTCACTGGCGTTCAGCACAACGCAGCATTCATCCCCGCAAAGACACTGCCGCATTTATTGAGCTGTACACTATCTTAAAAAGGTTAAAAAAGAGAAAACTGGTGGATGCCGTTCACCTGCATTCCTCAAAAAGTGGCTTTATAGGCAGAATAGTATGCAGACTATTGAATATGCCTACCGTGATCTATACACCCAATGGCGCACCGTTTCTGGTAGGAACCAGCAAATTATCCAACTTTCTTTACCGACAGCTGGAGCGTTTCGCCTTCTCTTTTGGAGGACAGGTAGTTTGTTGTTCTCCTTCTGAGCAGGCAGAGTATAAAAAGGTGGGCATCCCGGCCATCACTATTAACAACGGGATAAACTTTGACAATAACAGTAGCCCGGCAGACAAACCATCCAAAAAATTCTGCATCGTCACCAGCGGACGGATCCTTCACCAAAAGAACCCATCCCTTTTTAACAGCATTGCTGGCTATTTTGAAGAATTCCCCCATTTTAAGTTTGTATGGATTGGCGATGGGCCGCAACGGGAACTGTTAACAGCTTCCAACATTATTGTTACCGGCTGGCAGCCCAGGGAAGATGTAGCCTCCCTGATCTCCAATGCCAGTATATATATTTCGACAGCGCAGTTTGAAGGCCTTCCTTTTGCCGTACTGGAAGCGCTTGCCCTTAAAAAACCAGTACTACTTACAGACAGTGTGGGTAACAGGGACCTGGTAAAAAACTGCTTGAACGGTGATCTGTTCAAACACTCATCCCAAGCCATTGTCAAAGTCCTACAATATGCCAACAATGCCAGCATGCTGAACGTGATGGGACAATATTCTATGCAGTATGGCAGGGAATACTTTAATGCCAATAATACCTCAACCAGGTATAGAAAACTATACCAGGGACTATATAGTCAGGAAAGCTTATAG
- a CDS encoding glycosyltransferase has product MSDFYLLIPCYNNEPGLIRSLQSVQYPDGAYTIVVVDDGSIQPLSKDKIIQALSPYRQLILLRLPQNRGITEALNTGLRWIADQGPATLVARLDCGDLCHMDRFYRQVRFLQQNPEVQLVGSWCTFRNFHSGENFLYKTPTIHNRIIRSMHFRNVFIHPTVMWRLNAENPLFYPIEYPHAEDYGFFNEILTQSKSAILPFSLVDCEINPSGLSLANRQQQIRSRIGVVRRYGQQNMLKHIGILKLHILKHIPYNWLYLVKIILYKNKLKSVNV; this is encoded by the coding sequence ATGAGTGATTTTTATCTTTTGATCCCTTGTTACAACAATGAACCTGGCCTTATCCGGTCTTTGCAAAGTGTACAGTATCCGGATGGAGCTTACACAATTGTGGTGGTGGACGATGGTAGTATACAACCCCTTTCAAAAGATAAAATTATTCAGGCTTTGTCGCCGTACAGACAACTGATTTTACTTCGTCTTCCTCAGAACCGGGGGATTACAGAGGCGCTGAATACCGGATTGCGTTGGATTGCTGACCAAGGGCCGGCTACGCTGGTAGCAAGACTTGATTGTGGCGACCTGTGTCATATGGATAGATTTTACAGGCAGGTGCGTTTCCTGCAACAAAATCCCGAAGTTCAGCTGGTAGGTAGTTGGTGTACCTTCAGGAATTTCCATTCAGGAGAAAACTTCCTGTATAAAACCCCCACTATACATAACAGGATTATTCGAAGCATGCACTTCAGAAATGTGTTTATCCACCCTACAGTGATGTGGCGTCTAAATGCTGAAAACCCGTTGTTTTACCCTATTGAATATCCACACGCAGAGGATTATGGATTTTTTAATGAGATTTTAACGCAGAGCAAATCAGCTATACTCCCCTTTTCATTAGTTGATTGCGAGATCAACCCGTCAGGCCTATCACTTGCCAACAGACAGCAACAAATAAGAAGCAGAATAGGTGTTGTCCGGCGCTATGGTCAACAAAATATGTTGAAACACATAGGGATTTTAAAACTCCATATACTAAAACATATTCCATACAACTGGCTCTACCTGGTAAAAATAATTTTATATAAAAATAAATTAAAATCTGTTAACGTATGA
- a CDS encoding YifB family Mg chelatase-like AAA ATPase: MLVKTFGSAVYGVQAITITIEVDELAGTGYYIVGLPDNAVKESLQRVESAIKSNGFFMPRRKLVINLAPAAIRKTGTAFDLAIAIGILAASEQLPADKLQDYILMGELRLDGSVQAIKGALPIALTARKEGFRGIVVPATNAQEAAIVEGLQVYGVSHLAEMVRFFREENTLTAVQADARTAFLHAQQYSDLDFSEVRGQEHIKRALEIAAAGGHNALLIGPPGAGKTMLARRLPGILPPLTLEEALETTRIHSVAGKLPEHTSLISRRPFRSPHHTISDIALVGGGGVPQPGEISLAHNGVLFLDELPEFKRKVLEVMRQPLEERKVTISRARITVDFPASFMLLGAMNPCPCGFYNHPDRECSCPPGAVQKYLQKISGPLLDRIDLHVEVTPVSFSELSRQQPTESSDSIRQRVLMARDRQAARYRQEAGIYCNAQMSSRLLRTCCQPDQAGQSLLKQAMERLHLSARAYDRILKVSRTIADLEGCDHILPMHLAEAIQFRSLDRAAWGT, translated from the coding sequence ATGCTTGTAAAAACCTTTGGCAGCGCCGTGTACGGCGTGCAGGCCATCACCATCACTATTGAAGTAGATGAGCTGGCAGGAACAGGATATTATATTGTGGGGCTGCCGGACAATGCCGTTAAGGAAAGCCTTCAACGTGTAGAAAGCGCCATCAAGAGCAATGGCTTTTTTATGCCACGACGCAAACTGGTCATCAACCTGGCGCCGGCAGCGATCCGCAAGACCGGTACAGCCTTTGATCTGGCAATAGCAATAGGTATACTGGCAGCCTCGGAGCAACTCCCTGCCGACAAGCTCCAGGACTATATCCTGATGGGTGAGCTGCGCCTGGATGGATCAGTACAGGCTATCAAGGGAGCCCTGCCCATTGCGCTCACTGCCCGCAAAGAAGGATTTCGTGGCATAGTGGTGCCCGCCACCAATGCGCAGGAAGCAGCTATTGTAGAAGGACTGCAAGTATATGGCGTCAGTCACCTGGCAGAAATGGTCCGGTTCTTCCGGGAAGAAAACACACTGACAGCCGTTCAGGCTGATGCCCGGACGGCCTTCCTGCACGCACAACAATATTCCGATCTTGATTTCAGTGAGGTCCGGGGCCAGGAACATATTAAACGGGCGCTGGAAATTGCAGCAGCTGGCGGCCACAACGCCTTGCTGATAGGACCGCCAGGCGCCGGCAAGACCATGCTGGCCCGACGCCTGCCTGGCATTCTGCCGCCGCTCACGCTGGAGGAAGCGCTGGAGACTACCCGTATCCATTCCGTAGCCGGCAAGTTGCCGGAACATACCAGCCTGATCAGCCGGCGGCCCTTTCGTTCACCACATCATACTATCAGTGATATTGCCCTGGTAGGTGGTGGCGGCGTTCCGCAGCCCGGCGAAATTTCACTGGCGCACAATGGTGTGCTGTTCCTGGATGAGCTGCCGGAATTTAAAAGGAAGGTGCTGGAAGTGATGCGCCAGCCGCTGGAAGAAAGAAAGGTGACTATTTCCAGAGCCAGGATCACGGTTGACTTCCCGGCCAGCTTTATGCTGCTGGGGGCTATGAACCCCTGCCCCTGCGGTTTCTACAATCATCCCGACCGGGAATGCAGCTGCCCGCCAGGCGCCGTGCAGAAATATTTACAGAAGATATCAGGGCCTTTGCTGGACCGCATTGACCTGCATGTGGAAGTAACGCCGGTATCCTTTTCCGAACTTTCCCGGCAGCAGCCCACCGAAAGCTCGGACAGTATCCGGCAGCGGGTGCTGATGGCCCGTGACCGCCAGGCGGCACGTTACCGGCAGGAAGCAGGGATTTATTGCAATGCACAAATGAGTTCCCGGTTGTTGCGGACCTGCTGTCAGCCGGACCAGGCAGGACAATCATTGTTGAAACAGGCAATGGAACGTCTTCATCTTTCTGCACGTGCTTACGACCGGATACTGAAAGTGAGCCGGACCATCGCAGACCTGGAAGGCTGTGACCATATATTACCCATGCACCTGGCAGAAGCCATTCAGTTCCGTAGCCTGGACAGAGCGGCATGGGGGACATAG
- a CDS encoding M1 family metallopeptidase, translating to MNKSFPMRCLFTLAVCLLTQHLFARQPQPAFDIQHYRFALTLSDESDTIRGQATIQYLVRRSSASLVLDLISVQPDGKGMKVRTVQQGGKSLPFKHSKDLLAITLPVTPKAGDTGHVTVDYAGIPADGLTISNNMYKHRGFFGDNWPNRARHWLPCIDHPADKASVEFLVDAPAHYQVVSNGLQLEVSTLPNNRRLTHYQETVPLPTKVMVIGAADFAVQLAGTVDCIPVHSWVYPENREKTFYDLAQATEILPFFINKVGPFAYKKLANVQSKTIFGGMENAGAIFYAEEAFNGTRRTESLVAHEIAHQWFGNMATEASWSDLWLSEGFATYMTICYFEEKYGADTALFMRRNDRSKVISFSKRKPGPVVDTAVRDYMQLLNANSYQKGGWVLHMLRRQLGDSTFWRGVRTYYQRYAGKNAGTQDLRAVMEEVSGKPLTDFFQQWLYTSGQPSLDIRWQYDAAAKAVKGTVIQQQAGLFRFPLELAASGTGGAVTLSISEKETAFIIPCSSKPSRLDVDPGVDLLGEFRVNP from the coding sequence ATGAACAAATCATTTCCGATGCGGTGCCTCTTCACCCTTGCTGTCTGCCTGTTGACCCAACACCTGTTTGCCCGTCAGCCCCAGCCGGCTTTTGATATACAACATTACCGTTTTGCACTTACGCTGAGCGATGAAAGCGATACCATCCGCGGCCAGGCCACTATTCAGTACCTGGTCAGGCGCAGCAGCGCCAGCCTGGTACTGGACCTGATCTCCGTTCAACCGGATGGGAAGGGCATGAAAGTGCGGACTGTACAGCAGGGAGGTAAATCGCTCCCCTTCAAACACAGCAAAGATCTGCTGGCCATTACCCTGCCTGTAACCCCCAAAGCCGGTGATACCGGCCATGTGACGGTAGACTATGCGGGCATACCGGCGGATGGACTGACCATCAGCAACAATATGTACAAACACCGGGGTTTCTTTGGAGACAACTGGCCCAACCGGGCGCGGCACTGGCTGCCCTGCATTGACCATCCGGCCGATAAGGCTTCCGTAGAATTCCTGGTGGATGCCCCTGCTCATTACCAGGTAGTATCAAATGGGCTGCAGCTGGAAGTTTCCACGCTGCCCAACAACCGCAGACTGACCCATTACCAGGAAACGGTGCCCCTGCCTACCAAAGTGATGGTGATAGGTGCTGCTGATTTTGCCGTTCAATTGGCCGGTACTGTTGATTGCATTCCCGTTCACAGCTGGGTATACCCGGAGAACAGGGAAAAAACCTTTTACGACCTGGCCCAGGCCACAGAGATACTGCCCTTCTTCATCAATAAGGTGGGCCCCTTCGCCTATAAGAAACTGGCCAATGTACAGTCGAAGACCATCTTTGGCGGTATGGAAAACGCCGGTGCTATTTTCTATGCGGAGGAAGCGTTCAACGGTACCCGCAGAACAGAATCACTGGTAGCCCATGAAATTGCCCACCAGTGGTTTGGCAATATGGCCACAGAGGCCAGCTGGAGCGACCTCTGGCTCAGCGAAGGTTTTGCCACCTATATGACCATCTGTTATTTTGAGGAAAAATATGGTGCAGACACAGCCCTGTTCATGCGCCGGAACGACCGCAGCAAAGTGATCTCATTTTCCAAACGCAAACCCGGTCCGGTGGTAGATACTGCCGTCCGGGATTATATGCAGCTGCTGAATGCCAACTCCTATCAGAAGGGTGGCTGGGTGCTGCATATGTTACGCCGGCAGCTGGGTGACAGTACCTTCTGGCGTGGCGTCAGGACCTACTACCAGCGCTATGCAGGTAAAAATGCCGGCACGCAGGATCTGCGTGCGGTCATGGAAGAAGTGTCAGGAAAGCCATTGACTGATTTCTTTCAGCAATGGTTATATACCAGCGGACAGCCATCACTGGATATCCGCTGGCAATATGACGCCGCTGCAAAAGCTGTAAAGGGAACAGTAATACAGCAGCAGGCCGGGCTATTCCGGTTCCCACTGGAGCTGGCTGCTTCAGGTACAGGTGGCGCCGTTACCCTTTCTATCAGTGAAAAAGAAACAGCCTTTATCATTCCTTGCAGCAGCAAGCCTTCCCGCCTGGATGTGGACCCGGGTGTTGACCTGCTGGGAGAGTTCAGGGTGAATCCCTGA
- a CDS encoding DNA mismatch repair protein MutS, producing the protein MQLDNTTFNDLSIFQAEEEFSVFHKLNFTQTVEGREWLMKYFRQPFGELKQIQDTQQIIRSVSGALDRWPTNISNGTLMVIEKFYDSGLDAIPSPYLLNAFTYKVFHAADFSLVRYSITHFADFIRGIQQLISLFSGEEQPATLRALLSRAGQLINKSTLLELASRDPGHIFTWTEIIQYGGFVRSHFKTAVFELISIYGRFDAWYSMAVAMKQYKLSFPEFVDQPQPLIDARQLYHILLPVPVAYDVQLNKESNFLFLTGANMAGKSTFIKSVGSAVFLAHLGMGVPAQHMRLTLFDGLLSNINVVDNIVKGESYFFNEVQRIRNTIVKINDGHKWLVLIDELFKGTNVQDAMKCSSTVIKGLIKIKSSLFILSTHLYEIGDELQAYPNISFRFFETTVVGDQLHFSYQLKEGISNDRLGYLILKREKVVELLENL; encoded by the coding sequence ATGCAGCTCGATAATACAACCTTCAACGATCTCTCCATCTTCCAGGCCGAAGAAGAATTCTCCGTATTCCATAAACTTAACTTCACCCAGACGGTGGAAGGAAGGGAATGGTTGATGAAGTATTTCCGGCAGCCTTTCGGCGAGCTGAAGCAGATCCAGGACACCCAGCAGATCATCCGCTCTGTCAGCGGCGCCCTGGACCGCTGGCCCACCAATATCAGTAATGGCACCCTGATGGTGATAGAGAAATTCTATGACAGCGGGCTGGACGCCATCCCCTCGCCTTACCTGCTGAATGCTTTTACCTATAAGGTCTTTCATGCCGCCGATTTCTCCCTGGTGCGTTACTCCATAACGCATTTTGCGGATTTTATCAGGGGCATCCAGCAGCTGATCAGCCTTTTCAGCGGCGAAGAGCAGCCGGCTACCCTGCGCGCCCTGCTGAGCCGGGCCGGGCAGCTGATCAACAAATCCACGCTGCTGGAGCTGGCATCCCGGGACCCGGGACATATATTTACCTGGACGGAGATCATCCAGTACGGAGGCTTTGTCCGCAGCCATTTCAAAACAGCTGTTTTTGAACTGATCAGTATCTATGGCCGCTTTGATGCCTGGTACTCCATGGCCGTAGCCATGAAACAGTATAAGCTCAGCTTCCCGGAATTTGTGGACCAGCCCCAGCCGCTTATTGACGCCCGGCAGCTGTACCATATCCTGCTGCCCGTGCCGGTAGCCTATGATGTACAGCTCAACAAGGAAAGTAATTTCCTGTTCCTGACCGGTGCCAATATGGCCGGCAAAAGCACGTTCATCAAATCTGTTGGCTCCGCTGTTTTCCTGGCCCACCTGGGTATGGGCGTACCTGCACAACACATGCGGCTCACCCTATTTGACGGGCTGCTGAGCAATATCAACGTGGTGGACAATATTGTGAAGGGCGAAAGCTATTTCTTCAATGAAGTACAGCGCATCCGCAATACCATTGTCAAGATCAATGATGGACATAAATGGCTGGTGCTGATAGATGAACTGTTCAAGGGCACCAATGTACAGGACGCCATGAAATGTTCTTCCACCGTGATCAAGGGACTCATCAAAATAAAAAGCTCTTTGTTCATCCTTTCCACCCATCTCTATGAGATCGGGGATGAGCTGCAAGCCTACCCGAACATTTCTTTCCGCTTCTTTGAGACCACCGTGGTGGGCGACCAGCTGCATTTCAGCTACCAGCTCAAGGAAGGGATCAGTAACGACCGGCTGGGCTACCTGATCCTTAAAAGGGAGAAAGTGGTGGAGCTGCTGGAAAACCTCTGA
- a CDS encoding dihydroorotase, whose product MQNYLIKNVIVVNEGQSIPQDVLLSKGRIEKIAGSISAAPGVTEINGEGKYLLPGAIDDQVHFREPGLTHKASIYTESKAAVAGGVTSFMEMPNTVPPVFTQELLENKYTIGANTSLANYSFFMGTSNENADEALRTNDRKKEICGIKVFMGSSTGGLLVDNYLTLEKLFSESEVLIASHCEDEKIIKANLERIKAGKAELEPSDHPLIRDENGCFESSFAAIQFAKKHNSRLHILHISTEKELQLFTNMIPLEDKRITAEVCVHHLHFTSDDYARLGNLIKCNPAIKAPHNREALWKALLDDRLDVIATDHAPHTWAEKNEPYEKAHAGLPLVQHPLLLMLHYVKEGRISLEKVVEKMSHAVARCFQIEKRGYIREGYWADLVLVDMEQPTTATKENILYKCGWSPLEGFHFPASITHTFVNGHLVYGNGQWDESQKGQRMLFER is encoded by the coding sequence ATGCAAAATTACCTGATAAAGAACGTAATAGTAGTAAACGAAGGCCAATCTATTCCACAGGATGTATTGCTCTCGAAGGGACGGATCGAAAAGATCGCCGGCAGCATCAGCGCCGCGCCCGGCGTTACGGAAATAAACGGCGAAGGCAAGTATTTATTACCCGGCGCCATTGACGACCAGGTACATTTCCGTGAGCCTGGTCTCACCCACAAAGCATCCATCTACACTGAATCCAAAGCAGCAGTAGCCGGCGGCGTTACCTCCTTTATGGAGATGCCCAATACCGTGCCACCTGTATTCACACAGGAGCTGCTGGAAAATAAATACACTATCGGGGCCAACACCTCCCTGGCCAACTACTCTTTTTTCATGGGCACTTCCAACGAAAATGCGGACGAGGCCCTGCGTACCAACGACCGTAAAAAAGAGATCTGCGGCATCAAGGTCTTCATGGGCTCTTCCACCGGCGGCCTGCTGGTAGACAACTACCTCACCCTGGAAAAACTGTTCAGCGAAAGCGAGGTGCTGATTGCTTCCCACTGCGAGGATGAGAAGATCATCAAGGCCAACCTGGAAAGGATCAAGGCTGGCAAGGCCGAACTGGAACCTTCCGACCATCCGCTCATCCGCGATGAGAACGGTTGTTTTGAATCCTCCTTCGCCGCCATACAGTTTGCCAAAAAGCATAACAGCCGCCTCCATATCCTGCATATCAGCACGGAGAAAGAGCTGCAGCTGTTCACCAATATGATCCCGCTGGAAGATAAGCGGATCACGGCCGAGGTCTGTGTACATCACCTGCATTTCACCAGTGACGACTATGCCCGGCTGGGCAACCTCATTAAATGCAATCCTGCCATCAAAGCCCCGCACAACCGCGAGGCATTGTGGAAAGCATTACTCGACGACCGGCTGGATGTGATTGCCACCGACCATGCGCCCCATACCTGGGCGGAAAAGAATGAACCCTATGAGAAAGCGCATGCCGGTTTACCCCTGGTACAACATCCGCTACTGTTAATGCTCCATTACGTAAAAGAAGGCAGGATCTCCCTGGAGAAAGTAGTGGAGAAAATGAGCCATGCCGTAGCCAGGTGCTTCCAGATTGAAAAGCGCGGGTATATCCGGGAAGGCTACTGGGCGGACCTGGTACTGGTGGATATGGAGCAGCCCACCACTGCAACAAAAGAAAATATTCTTTACAAATGCGGCTGGAGCCCGCTGGAAGGATTCCACTTCCCGGCATCCATAACCCATACTTTTGTAAATGGACACCTGGTGTATGGAAATGGTCAGTGGGATGAATCTCAGAAAGGACAACGGATGTTGTTTGAAAGATAA
- a CDS encoding outer membrane beta-barrel protein codes for MHNLLRKKSRRMIRTALIGILLLTSLGSMAQRELELNLPNHDEKKYYLGIALSYNSSRFQMSHHSSFLSQDSIMVVEPENMGGFGLAGIHTYRLSNRFEIRAIFPQLLFSYKNLTYHLPTPDNSREEQPVMTKRVESILLGLPVHLKFRSDRIGNFRVYMFGGGKVEYDLASNSTARRAEDLVKLKKYDFGVEAGIGFNFYFPVFILSPEIKISNGLGNIHSRDQNLKFSNTIDRLQSRMIMFSLIFEG; via the coding sequence CTTCTTTGGGGAGTATGGCACAGCGTGAGCTGGAACTGAACCTGCCCAATCACGATGAAAAGAAATACTATCTCGGTATTGCCTTGAGTTACAATAGCTCCCGGTTCCAGATGAGCCATCATTCCAGTTTCCTGTCCCAGGACAGCATCATGGTGGTGGAACCAGAGAACATGGGTGGCTTTGGGCTGGCCGGTATCCATACCTACCGCCTCTCCAACCGTTTTGAGATCAGGGCTATATTTCCCCAGCTGTTGTTTTCCTATAAAAATCTCACCTATCACCTGCCTACCCCGGATAACTCCAGGGAAGAGCAACCTGTCATGACCAAGCGGGTGGAATCCATCCTGCTGGGCCTGCCGGTACACCTCAAGTTCCGCTCTGACCGGATCGGCAATTTCCGCGTGTATATGTTTGGCGGTGGAAAGGTGGAATATGACCTGGCCTCCAACTCCACCGCCCGCCGGGCAGAAGACCTGGTAAAGCTGAAAAAATATGATTTCGGGGTAGAAGCCGGTATCGGTTTCAATTTCTATTTTCCCGTATTCATCCTCTCGCCCGAAATCAAGATCAGCAATGGTCTGGGAAATATCCACTCCCGCGACCAGAACCTGAAATTCTCCAATACCATTGACCGGCTCCAGTCCCGGATGATCATGTTCTCCCTCATTTTTGAAGGGTAA